In Arthrobacter citreus, a single genomic region encodes these proteins:
- a CDS encoding transcription factor YdeB yields MFEVGDNIFYPMQGAGVIESIEEKEVQGEVLEYFIIRLLIKKMEVMIPISKMDNSRIRMVVDSYTLDNILKNFQNGESDRSLSYKQRFKLNTEKMKTGNIEEGAEVVRDLMRIDKEKSLNSSEKQMLGNASKIFISELVLVKGITEIQAKELLFG; encoded by the coding sequence ATGTTTGAAGTTGGTGATAATATTTTTTATCCAATGCAAGGAGCAGGTGTAATCGAATCTATAGAAGAAAAAGAAGTTCAAGGTGAAGTACTGGAGTATTTTATTATAAGATTACTAATTAAAAAGATGGAAGTAATGATTCCTATTTCGAAAATGGATAATTCAAGAATTAGAATGGTCGTTGATTCATATACTCTTGACAATATATTAAAAAATTTCCAAAATGGAGAATCTGATCGTTCTCTTTCATACAAACAAAGGTTTAAGCTAAATACTGAGAAAATGAAAACAGGTAATATTGAAGAAGGCGCAGAAGTAGTACGTGATTTAATGCGTATAGATAAAGAAAAATCTCTTAATTCAAGTGAAAAACAGATGTTAGGTAACGCAAGTAAAATATTTATAAGCGAACTTGTATTAGTTAAAGGGATTACAGAAATTCAAGCCAAAGAACTATTATTCGGGTAA
- a CDS encoding DsbA family protein — MSKKKKSNSNQTFAISVFIGIVVLVGALFLVSHLQKKKTEEVYPTIAGVSDVKVDGFDTKEQPTFSNKDAKVEVVEFGDYKCPICAQWNKIVFPQLKADYIDKGLINFSFINYPFISKDSNLAALASEVIYKTHKDSFWKFQEQIYLKQEDETTTWATPDKLASIAKSVIPDLNVKQFKKDLYKKDAMKQVANDVAIAGHYGVNGTPTIFVNGKAVDNPSLESIKAAIDAEVNK; from the coding sequence ATGAGTAAAAAGAAGAAATCTAATAGTAATCAAACTTTTGCTATTTCTGTGTTTATTGGTATCGTAGTTTTAGTTGGAGCGTTATTCTTAGTTTCACATCTACAAAAGAAAAAAACGGAAGAAGTTTACCCAACTATAGCTGGAGTAAGTGATGTAAAGGTTGATGGTTTTGATACGAAGGAGCAGCCAACATTTAGTAATAAAGATGCAAAGGTTGAAGTAGTTGAATTTGGTGACTACAAATGTCCAATCTGTGCACAGTGGAATAAAATCGTATTTCCACAACTTAAAGCTGATTATATTGACAAAGGTTTAATCAATTTTTCATTTATTAACTATCCATTTATTTCGAAGGATTCAAACTTAGCAGCACTTGCATCTGAAGTTATCTATAAAACGCACAAAGATTCATTTTGGAAATTTCAAGAGCAAATTTATTTAAAGCAAGAAGATGAAACAACAACTTGGGCTACACCAGATAAATTAGCAAGTATTGCGAAATCTGTTATTCCGGATTTAAATGTAAAACAATTTAAAAAAGACTTATATAAAAAAGACGCAATGAAACAAGTCGCTAATGATGTTGCGATTGCTGGTCATTATGGCGTAAACGGTACTCCTACAATTTTTGTAAATGGAAAAGCAGTTGATAATCCAAGTTTAGAATCAATTAAAGCAGCTATCGATGCTGAGGTAAATAAATAA
- a CDS encoding AzlC family ABC transporter permease yields the protein MSTVLQQSKPTQSNANRTKDIKEGFLAAIPLIIGYLPVAFTFGLIAKQANIDVVNTLSFSALVYAGASQFMGLSMYLAGVSFFQIYIATFILNFRNFVMSLSFNHQFKTLPFWDRVYLSITLTDENFAVTTLGKKNSKTNYSSTYLITLHTIAYSTWISGTILGVIFSKLIPKIISESMGISLYAMFIGLLTPAIRTNWRACLIVLVSMLLNFFFSTILTQGWSLILSSILASFLAIGLMRGDSKE from the coding sequence ATGTCTACTGTTTTACAGCAATCAAAACCGACGCAATCGAATGCTAATCGGACTAAAGATATAAAGGAAGGATTCTTAGCAGCTATTCCATTAATCATTGGATATTTGCCTGTAGCTTTTACATTTGGATTAATCGCAAAGCAAGCAAACATTGATGTAGTAAATACACTTTCATTCAGTGCGCTAGTATATGCTGGTGCAAGTCAGTTTATGGGGTTATCAATGTATTTAGCAGGCGTGAGTTTTTTTCAAATTTATATCGCTACTTTTATTTTAAATTTTAGAAACTTTGTTATGAGTCTATCATTTAATCATCAATTTAAAACGCTACCCTTTTGGGATCGAGTCTACTTATCTATTACACTAACAGATGAAAATTTTGCTGTTACAACTTTAGGTAAAAAAAACAGTAAAACTAATTATTCATCTACTTATTTAATTACTTTACATACAATTGCTTACAGTACTTGGATAAGTGGGACAATTTTGGGAGTTATTTTCTCGAAGCTAATCCCTAAAATCATTAGTGAAAGCATGGGTATTTCTTTATACGCTATGTTTATTGGCTTATTAACACCAGCAATTCGTACAAATTGGCGAGCATGTTTAATTGTTTTAGTTAGTATGCTTTTAAATTTCTTTTTTTCAACAATATTAACTCAAGGCTGGTCATTAATTTTGTCATCAATCCTTGCTAGTTTCCTTGCAATTGGTTTAATGAGAGGAGATTCCAAAGAATGA
- a CDS encoding DUF2621 family protein, whose protein sequence is MFSFFSQIMIVLWTIFLLGMMSIGGYFMFRKFLKRMPKEDGKSILDWQEEYLLKTKDFWSSEQKDLLEELVKPVPSLFRDIARDKIAGKIGELALLNNATQITQGLIIEGYIKATPKRDHAFLVKTLKKKEIDFTDYKHLLAK, encoded by the coding sequence ATGTTTTCATTCTTTTCACAAATTATGATTGTCTTATGGACAATTTTCTTATTAGGAATGATGTCAATAGGCGGATACTTTATGTTCAGAAAGTTTTTAAAACGAATGCCGAAAGAGGATGGAAAATCAATCTTAGATTGGCAGGAAGAATATTTACTAAAAACAAAAGATTTTTGGTCATCTGAACAAAAAGATTTACTAGAAGAATTAGTAAAACCTGTACCATCTTTATTTAGAGATATTGCTCGAGATAAAATTGCAGGTAAAATCGGTGAATTAGCACTACTTAATAACGCAACACAAATTACACAAGGTTTAATTATTGAAGGTTATATTAAAGCAACACCGAAACGAGATCATGCTTTTTTAGTTAAAACTTTAAAGAAAAAAGAAATCGATTTCACGGATTATAAGCATTTACTTGCAAAATAA
- a CDS encoding ATP-binding cassette domain-containing protein, translating into MNPEIEIDAKRQKKDLIRLLSFLKKYKVLLTFAFIFLFLATACEMYGPILVKRFLDDHLMKRYFPKDIIVKLFTLYVVITVGKIILSYLQLLMFQQIAFKVVQDIRMKVYEHVHSLAFSFFDKTPIGSIVSRITNDTEAIKDFYVSVLATFIQQIVFLVGIIIAMYSLDVKLATICVGLVVVVYFIILTYRKKSFPFFMETRGQLSNLNAKLNEHLQGMSIIQAFNQQKRLQNEFEGVNKSHYNAGVKTIRLDSLFLRPATDLIYTIGIMFVLSFFGVTSFSNPVEIGTVYAFVSYLERFFEPITQMMMKLSLLQQAVVSSSRVFDLMDEEQKAPTKGGTELPKVSEGSIDFKNVSFAYDGVHNVIHDISFSVKPGQSVAFVGHTGSGKSTIMNLLLRFYDVKDGEIRIDEQNLSTFEESELRTNIGLVLQDPYLFVGDIKGNISMYNDKITEKEIKEASELVRANEFIEKLPNGYNEPVVERGSTLSSGQRQLITFARTIAAKPTILILDEATANIDSETEEAIQDALTEMRKGRTTVIIAHRLSTIQDVDCIYVLHKGKIVEEGNHQQLLAKQGLYYNMYLLQNKGSLLLAE; encoded by the coding sequence ATGAATCCGGAAATCGAAATCGACGCTAAAAGGCAGAAAAAAGATTTAATTCGCCTTCTTTCATTTCTAAAAAAATATAAAGTTTTACTAACATTTGCATTTATTTTCTTATTCCTTGCAACAGCATGTGAAATGTATGGTCCAATTTTAGTTAAAAGATTCCTAGATGATCATTTAATGAAAAGGTATTTTCCTAAAGATATAATCGTCAAGTTGTTTACGCTGTATGTTGTAATAACGGTCGGTAAAATCATTTTATCTTATTTACAGTTATTAATGTTTCAACAAATTGCTTTTAAAGTTGTTCAAGATATAAGAATGAAAGTTTATGAGCATGTACACTCGTTAGCTTTTTCATTTTTTGATAAAACGCCAATCGGAAGTATTGTTTCTAGAATTACGAATGACACAGAAGCAATCAAAGATTTCTACGTTAGTGTTTTAGCAACCTTCATCCAGCAAATTGTCTTCTTAGTAGGGATCATTATTGCAATGTACTCATTAGATGTTAAATTAGCAACGATTTGTGTTGGATTAGTTGTAGTTGTTTATTTTATCATCCTTACTTATCGAAAAAAGAGTTTCCCATTTTTCATGGAAACTCGAGGACAGTTAAGTAATCTAAATGCTAAATTAAATGAGCACTTACAAGGTATGTCGATCATTCAAGCATTTAATCAACAAAAGAGATTACAAAATGAATTTGAAGGCGTTAATAAGTCTCATTATAATGCTGGAGTTAAAACAATACGTTTAGATTCATTGTTTTTACGACCTGCAACAGATTTAATTTATACAATTGGTATTATGTTTGTACTAAGCTTCTTTGGAGTTACATCATTTAGTAATCCAGTTGAAATTGGTACTGTATATGCGTTCGTTAGTTATTTAGAAAGATTTTTTGAACCAATAACTCAAATGATGATGAAATTATCTTTATTACAACAAGCTGTAGTATCATCATCAAGGGTATTTGATTTAATGGATGAAGAACAAAAAGCACCTACAAAAGGAGGTACCGAATTACCGAAAGTAAGTGAAGGAAGTATTGATTTTAAAAATGTTTCATTCGCATATGACGGAGTACACAATGTAATCCATGATATATCGTTTTCAGTTAAACCGGGTCAATCTGTCGCATTTGTTGGTCATACAGGTAGTGGTAAGTCTACAATTATGAATTTATTATTACGTTTTTACGATGTGAAAGACGGAGAAATTCGGATCGATGAACAAAATCTATCAACCTTTGAAGAAAGTGAATTACGAACTAACATCGGATTAGTTTTACAAGACCCTTATTTATTCGTAGGAGATATAAAAGGTAATATCTCAATGTATAACGATAAAATTACAGAAAAAGAAATTAAAGAAGCATCTGAATTAGTAAGAGCGAATGAGTTTATTGAAAAACTGCCTAATGGATATAATGAACCAGTTGTGGAAAGAGGTTCTACATTATCAAGTGGTCAGCGTCAATTGATTACATTTGCAAGGACGATTGCTGCAAAACCTACAATTCTAATTTTGGATGAAGCAACGGCGAATATTGATAGTGAAACAGAAGAAGCAATTCAAGATGCCTTAACCGAAATGAGAAAAGGTAGAACTACTGTTATAATTGCACATCGATTATCAACTATTCAAGACGTTGATTGCATTTATGTTTTGCATAAAGGAAAAATCGTTGAAGAAGGCAACCATCAGCAACTTCTTGCAAAACAAGGATTGTACTATAATATGTATTTATTACAAAATAAAGGGTCACTTTTGTTGGCTGAGTAA
- the sspO gene encoding small acid-soluble spore protein O: protein MSRRKNNSGSGMSASVEQGKAAGFNEETAQEPLSAEYKLNNKKTKKRQ from the coding sequence ATGTCTAGACGTAAAAATAATTCAGGTAGTGGTATGTCTGCATCCGTTGAGCAAGGAAAAGCTGCTGGTTTCAATGAAGAAACTGCACAAGAGCCACTTTCAGCAGAATATAAATTAAACAATAAAAAGACTAAAAAAAGACAATAA
- a CDS encoding cold-shock protein gives MEHGKVKWFNAEKGFGFIERENGDDVFVHFSAIQTDGFKSLDEGQAVTFEVGQGQRGPQATNVKKA, from the coding sequence ATGGAACATGGTAAAGTAAAATGGTTTAATGCAGAAAAAGGGTTTGGATTTATTGAGCGTGAAAACGGTGATGATGTATTCGTTCACTTCTCAGCAATTCAAACTGACGGATTCAAATCATTAGATGAAGGTCAAGCAGTAACATTTGAAGTAGGACAAGGACAACGCGGACCACAAGCAACTAACGTTAAAAAAGCATAA
- a CDS encoding AzlD domain-containing protein has protein sequence MIIFLLVLGMCLVTMIPRIIPVFLVDRIQFPNWVTSWLKGVPYAALGALIFPGILSVQKGNMSVGLIGGAVAIILSLLRLHIIFVVFGAIGTVLILKLYFI, from the coding sequence ATGATTATCTTTTTACTTGTATTAGGAATGTGCTTAGTCACGATGATTCCTCGAATTATTCCTGTATTTTTAGTTGATCGGATTCAATTTCCAAATTGGGTAACATCGTGGCTAAAAGGGGTCCCATATGCTGCATTAGGTGCATTAATTTTCCCTGGCATACTTAGTGTTCAAAAAGGAAATATGAGCGTCGGTTTAATTGGCGGGGCCGTCGCAATTATCTTATCGTTACTGAGATTACATATTATCTTTGTTGTATTTGGTGCAATTGGAACTGTTTTAATTTTGAAGCTATATTTTATTTAA
- a CDS encoding S8/S53 family peptidase has protein sequence MKNWKIPLMSVAAASSLLFINTPTSKVAAAVNQEVAQGTGAAVLDGTNYFGDMDPNTTLSIDFVMKIQNKDELEKFIKETTTPYSPHYRNYLNVNEFKAKYAPNPAYIHSVTSYLQGFGLKTDVHANNLTITATGTVAQLNKALNVELKYASFKGKRIHATKKHPTLPKVISDNILCVLGLNNYSNLESRAVKQPTVIDKKDVPAGPLSLTPQDLQNHYNVDPLYKKGATGAGQTLGIVTLAEFNTDDAYKFWDNMGIQTKPNRIKVTDVDGGSGWDGYEETTLDVQQSGAIAPQANINVYVGPNSDTGFVDAFSNAINDNVAKQISVSWGSSELSIDSYVQQQMEAPEYEETFNQLFMQAAAQGISMFASAGDAGAYDETRGDNKVFKLTADFPAASPYITAAGGTTLPFQFHSNSTGLDVKVNEERAWGWDYLHDYFKARNIDDVNLVNGGGGGFSTYFDTPDYQKGVSGVNKYTAVDEFKISSDLSSVTYKNPTTITGKDSGRNIPDVSMAADPYTGYYVYLSDPGQPGTNSGYAVYGGTSLVSPQLNGLTALINSAEHTQVGFWNPQIYRFAQENSSPFTPLNKAGDKNDNLFYSGTPGTLYNQATGLGIPDVAKLADKFGSPNK, from the coding sequence TTGAAAAACTGGAAAATACCATTGATGTCTGTAGCAGCGGCGAGTTCTTTATTATTTATTAACACACCAACTTCTAAGGTAGCAGCAGCGGTAAATCAGGAAGTTGCACAAGGTACTGGGGCTGCTGTACTTGACGGAACTAATTATTTTGGGGATATGGATCCTAATACTACTTTATCGATTGATTTTGTAATGAAAATTCAAAATAAAGATGAATTAGAAAAATTTATTAAGGAAACAACTACACCATATTCTCCTCATTACCGAAATTATTTAAATGTGAATGAATTCAAAGCCAAATATGCACCGAATCCAGCTTATATCCATTCTGTTACATCTTACCTGCAAGGATTTGGTTTAAAAACAGATGTTCATGCAAATAATTTAACGATTACAGCAACTGGAACAGTAGCTCAATTAAACAAAGCATTAAATGTAGAATTAAAATATGCTAGTTTTAAAGGAAAGAGAATTCATGCTACTAAAAAGCATCCAACTTTACCAAAAGTAATTTCAGATAATATTTTATGTGTTTTAGGTTTAAATAATTATTCAAATTTAGAATCAAGAGCTGTTAAACAACCAACAGTAATTGATAAGAAAGATGTACCAGCTGGCCCGCTTAGTTTAACACCTCAAGATTTACAAAATCATTACAATGTGGACCCACTTTATAAAAAAGGTGCTACTGGAGCAGGACAAACACTCGGTATTGTTACATTAGCTGAATTTAATACTGATGATGCTTATAAATTCTGGGATAATATGGGCATTCAAACTAAGCCAAATCGTATTAAAGTAACCGATGTAGATGGTGGTTCTGGTTGGGATGGTTATGAAGAAACTACATTAGATGTACAACAATCAGGTGCAATTGCACCACAAGCAAATATTAATGTGTATGTAGGACCAAACTCTGATACTGGATTTGTAGATGCTTTCTCTAATGCAATTAATGATAATGTAGCTAAACAAATTTCAGTAAGCTGGGGATCAAGTGAATTAAGTATTGATTCATATGTACAACAACAAATGGAAGCACCAGAGTATGAAGAAACATTTAATCAATTATTTATGCAAGCTGCAGCACAAGGTATTTCAATGTTTGCATCAGCAGGAGATGCAGGTGCTTATGATGAAACTAGAGGGGATAATAAAGTTTTTAAATTAACTGCCGATTTCCCAGCTGCAAGCCCTTATATTACTGCAGCAGGTGGTACGACATTACCTTTCCAATTCCACTCTAATTCAACTGGACTCGATGTGAAAGTAAACGAAGAACGTGCATGGGGTTGGGATTATTTACATGACTACTTCAAAGCAAGAAATATTGACGATGTCAATTTAGTTAATGGTGGTGGGGGAGGTTTTAGTACGTATTTTGATACCCCTGATTATCAAAAAGGAGTTAGTGGAGTTAACAAATATACTGCAGTAGATGAGTTTAAAATTTCATCTGATTTATCAAGTGTTACTTATAAAAACCCTACTACCATTACAGGTAAAGATTCAGGCCGTAACATTCCGGATGTATCGATGGCTGCTGACCCATACACTGGATATTATGTATATTTAAGTGATCCAGGCCAACCGGGAACAAATTCAGGTTATGCTGTTTATGGAGGAACTAGTCTCGTATCACCACAATTAAACGGTTTAACAGCGTTAATAAATAGTGCAGAGCATACACAAGTAGGTTTTTGGAATCCACAAATTTACCGTTTCGCGCAAGAAAATTCATCACCTTTCACACCATTAAATAAAGCAGGCGATAAAAACGATAATTTATTTTACTCTGGAACACCAGGTACGCTTTATAACCAAGCTACTGGTCTTGGAATTCCAGACGTTGCAAAATTAGCTGATAAATTTGGATCACCAAACAAATAA
- a CDS encoding M15 family peptidase has protein sequence MTNPTYHERNLSNLNKLAPNTKQAALKWYNYCVKNNVNVLIYESTRTKERQEELVDNGKSQTRKSYHIVGQAFDFVPILNGKEGWNSYDLEPYIKYAKSLGFTWGGDWKGFVDEPHLQFEYKGYGTDKTLENKPKPPVYPGKIIKKGSKGKNVQLVQKELGINADSIFGPITDQAVRNFQKKNGLSVDGKVGPITSSKLFN, from the coding sequence ATGACAAATCCAACTTATCACGAAAGAAATTTATCAAATTTAAATAAGTTAGCTCCAAATACAAAGCAGGCAGCCTTAAAATGGTATAATTACTGCGTAAAAAACAATGTAAATGTTTTGATTTACGAATCTACCCGCACAAAGGAGCGTCAAGAAGAACTTGTCGATAATGGTAAATCTCAAACTAGAAAATCCTATCATATCGTAGGCCAAGCGTTTGATTTTGTGCCAATATTAAATGGCAAGGAAGGGTGGAACTCATACGATTTAGAACCATACATAAAATATGCTAAATCGCTCGGTTTTACATGGGGAGGAGATTGGAAGGGATTTGTAGATGAACCACATTTGCAATTTGAATACAAAGGCTATGGTACTGATAAAACTTTAGAAAATAAGCCAAAGCCACCTGTATATCCAGGAAAAATAATTAAAAAAGGTTCAAAAGGAAAAAATGTACAACTTGTACAAAAAGAATTAGGAATCAATGCAGATAGCATATTTGGACCAATAACAGATCAAGCGGTTAGAAACTTTCAAAAGAAAAATGGTTTATCAGTGGATGGAAAAGTAGGGCCTATTACATCGTCTAAATTATTTAATTAA
- a CDS encoding SpoVR family protein produces the protein MNSNNFRELEYAIDEITEIAKGFGLDYFPMRYEICPSDIIYTFGAYGMPTRYSHWSFGKKFHKMKLQYDLGLSKIYELVINSNPCYAFLLNTNSLIQNKLIVAHVLAHSDFFKNNVRFSNTKRDMVESMTATAERINQYEQKYGKKLVEEFLNAAIAIQEHIDPSIVRNKLSWQLEDELIPPVSRVGPYDDLWNLDNKKENIAPVKPRKKKFPPQPEKDLLLFIQHFSRELEEWQRDILTMLREEMLYFWPQLETKIMNEGWASLWHQRILRELDLTSGESIEFAKLNASVLQPSKTSINPYYFGLKMFEDIEERYNNPSEEMKQYGVKVSSGTEKIFEVRELESDTSFIRNYLSKEFVMNKDLYLFNKQGKEYKINDKSWVNVRDQLVNMRTNGGYPYITVNDGDYQKNGELYLNHSFEEIELDLKYLEKVLPYIYQLWGRTTHIETRMDGKAVLFSYDGNNINRKNL, from the coding sequence ATGAACTCAAATAATTTTCGTGAATTAGAGTATGCAATAGACGAAATTACTGAAATTGCCAAAGGATTTGGACTTGATTATTTTCCAATGAGGTATGAAATATGCCCATCCGATATTATTTACACGTTTGGTGCGTACGGAATGCCAACTAGATATTCACATTGGAGCTTTGGGAAAAAATTTCATAAGATGAAGTTACAATATGATCTAGGATTAAGTAAGATTTATGAATTAGTGATTAATTCTAATCCATGTTATGCATTTTTACTTAATACCAATAGCCTCATTCAAAATAAATTGATCGTTGCCCATGTACTCGCTCATAGTGATTTCTTTAAAAATAATGTGCGATTTAGTAATACAAAACGAGATATGGTCGAAAGCATGACTGCAACTGCTGAAAGGATTAATCAATATGAACAAAAATATGGAAAAAAGCTAGTAGAAGAATTTTTGAATGCGGCTATAGCTATTCAAGAACATATTGACCCTTCAATTGTAAGAAATAAATTATCGTGGCAATTAGAAGATGAATTGATCCCCCCCGTTTCTCGAGTAGGGCCATATGATGATTTATGGAATTTAGATAATAAAAAAGAAAACATTGCTCCTGTAAAACCTCGAAAAAAGAAATTCCCACCACAACCTGAAAAGGATCTTTTACTATTTATTCAACATTTTAGTCGCGAATTAGAAGAGTGGCAACGAGACATTTTAACAATGTTACGAGAGGAAATGCTTTATTTTTGGCCACAGCTCGAAACAAAAATAATGAATGAGGGATGGGCTAGTCTTTGGCATCAACGTATTTTGAGAGAGTTAGATTTAACATCAGGTGAATCAATTGAATTTGCAAAACTGAATGCAAGTGTACTACAGCCCTCGAAGACAAGTATAAACCCTTACTATTTTGGACTGAAAATGTTTGAGGATATTGAAGAAAGATATAACAATCCATCTGAAGAAATGAAACAATATGGGGTGAAAGTTAGTTCTGGAACTGAAAAAATTTTTGAAGTACGTGAGCTTGAATCAGATACTAGTTTTATTAGAAACTATTTATCAAAAGAATTTGTTATGAACAAAGACTTGTACTTGTTTAATAAACAGGGAAAAGAATATAAGATTAATGATAAAAGTTGGGTGAATGTACGTGATCAATTGGTAAATATGCGTACGAATGGAGGATACCCCTATATTACTGTAAATGATGGAGACTATCAAAAAAATGGTGAATTGTATTTAAATCATTCATTTGAAGAAATTGAATTAGATCTTAAATATCTTGAAAAAGTTTTACCATATATATACCAATTATGGGGAAGAACGACTCATATTGAGACAAGAATGGATGGAAAAGCTGTATTATTTAGTTATGACGGCAATAATATAAATCGTAAAAATTTGTAA
- a CDS encoding cytochrome c biogenesis protein CcdA, which translates to MGDLNIGIAFGAGFLSFISPCCLPIYPAFLSYITGVSLSDLQNEKRIHKSKTLLHTLFFLLGFTLIFIVLGFSTSIIGSFFMRYQDFIRQVGAILIVFLGLVVTGIFQPKFLMSDRRIQFSKRPSGFLGSTLIGLAFAAGWTPCTGPILTSVFALAVSNPGSSLFYMLAYTLGFSIPFFVLSFYLGSLTWIKKHSHKIVVFGGYIMIIMGIMLYFDWLTKITIYFTRFFGGFTGF; encoded by the coding sequence ATGGGGGATTTAAATATTGGTATTGCATTTGGAGCGGGATTTCTCTCCTTTATTTCTCCATGCTGTTTACCGATTTATCCAGCGTTTTTGTCGTATATTACAGGGGTATCTTTAAGCGATTTGCAAAATGAGAAAAGAATACATAAAAGTAAAACTTTACTACATACTTTGTTTTTTTTACTAGGTTTTACGTTAATTTTCATTGTATTAGGGTTTAGTACTTCAATAATTGGTTCTTTTTTTATGAGATATCAAGATTTTATTCGTCAAGTTGGAGCGATATTAATTGTATTTTTAGGTTTAGTTGTTACAGGAATTTTTCAACCGAAGTTTTTAATGAGTGATCGACGAATTCAATTTTCAAAACGTCCATCTGGATTTCTAGGTTCTACTTTAATTGGGTTAGCATTTGCAGCAGGGTGGACACCTTGTACTGGACCAATTTTAACTTCAGTATTTGCATTAGCTGTGAGTAATCCTGGTTCAAGTCTATTTTATATGTTAGCGTATACACTTGGATTTTCGATCCCATTTTTTGTATTGTCATTTTATTTAGGTTCATTAACTTGGATTAAAAAGCATTCACATAAAATCGTAGTTTTCGGTGGATATATAATGATAATTATGGGGATCATGTTATATTTTGACTGGTTAACTAAAATTACAATTTATTTCACTAGATTTTTTGGCGGATTTACAGGTTTTTAA
- a CDS encoding cytochrome c biogenesis protein CcdC has protein sequence MSIIFSTVIATCMALGVIVVRLKAAKKPTNLRKIILPPFFMSSGALMYLVPEFRLTGTEVLEAVCMGIFFSLFLIKTSKFEIVDNEIYLKRSKSFVFILLGLLVVRIVMKLYLSSSIDVGQLSGMFFLLAFSMIVPWRLAMYKSYQKLRRQLPSNTIIT, from the coding sequence ATGAGTATAATATTTAGTACAGTTATAGCAACTTGTATGGCATTAGGCGTAATTGTAGTTAGACTAAAAGCTGCTAAAAAGCCTACAAACTTAAGAAAAATAATTTTACCTCCATTTTTTATGAGTTCTGGAGCATTAATGTATTTAGTACCGGAGTTCAGATTAACAGGAACTGAAGTTTTAGAAGCTGTTTGTATGGGGATTTTCTTTTCGTTATTCCTTATTAAAACGTCTAAATTTGAAATCGTAGACAATGAAATTTATTTAAAAAGATCTAAATCATTCGTATTTATCTTACTTGGTTTATTAGTTGTTCGTATCGTTATGAAGTTATACTTAAGTTCGTCAATCGATGTAGGCCAATTAAGCGGGATGTTCTTCTTACTTGCTTTTTCAATGATTGTGCCTTGGAGATTAGCAATGTACAAATCATATCAAAAGTTGAGAAGACAACTTCCTTCAAATACAATTATTACATGA
- a CDS encoding small acid-soluble spore protein P, with protein sequence MTNKSSKRNSPIDHESGQPKPLSGSHKVKNQNHSRQKKHSSHDM encoded by the coding sequence ATGACAAACAAATCGTCAAAACGAAATAGTCCAATCGATCATGAAAGTGGTCAACCAAAACCATTAAGTGGTTCTCATAAAGTAAAGAACCAAAATCATTCTAGACAGAAAAAACATAGCAGCCACGATATGTAA
- a CDS encoding YfhD family protein, which yields MKKKSNGTNKINQNITPDGLDVEYSAELADQEDIQAQERSAQADARVKKKQ from the coding sequence TTGAAGAAGAAAAGTAATGGAACGAATAAAATTAATCAGAATATAACACCAGATGGACTAGATGTTGAGTACTCAGCAGAATTAGCTGACCAAGAGGATATACAAGCGCAGGAGCGTTCAGCTCAAGCAGATGCACGTGTGAAAAAGAAACAGTAA